The Musa acuminata AAA Group cultivar baxijiao chromosome BXJ2-2, Cavendish_Baxijiao_AAA, whole genome shotgun sequence genome contains the following window.
CTAAGGTGCGTTACTATCATATCCACAACTGAGAGGTGTAGATCAATGATAATTACCATTAAAGCACCTAAGTGTTATTTATCTCACTGAGTTGAATTTCATGTACCACTTCCTCGACTGTTCTTACTGTATGGAGTAAGAGGAGGAAATGAAGGCACAGACTGCAATATGAATTTGCGACCACTCCTGAGACCGGATGAAGAGCTCGACCTAGTCTCCTGAAAGAGCCTTTTAGGTGGAGAAACTCGTTTCTGTTTGGGTGAACTTGCCGTAACAGCCTTAATTGGTGAGCAGGGATCCTCCAAAACCTCGGGAGCATCATCCCCTACACTTTTATTTGGTCCATTGTCAGAGTCTGGctccaatagtatcttgcttttaCCAAACTGAGGAAGAGGAGTGACTGGTGAACTACGCCAGCGAAGAGGAGTGCCTACTAAGGAACTTCCCTGAAATAATCTTGTCTGTAAAATCTTTGGTTCTTTGGTCTTAAATGAAACAGAGGCACCATCATTACTTGGTGGGGGATTTGGTAAGGGACTAAAATTGCATATGTCTGGAAAACCATCCCAACCAGGAGAAAATGTGTCCACTTTGATATCAAAATCTATTTCCTGATCATCTGGGACCAGCAACATATTATCTTCTCTTGCCATTTCAAATGTACTTTTGCTGATCATATTCATGGGAGAACCTGGTGATCCTTCATAACATTGTATAGCAGAAGCACTTGTTTCTGGTGAAGCATAATAGGTAATAGGAAGCAATGACTTAGGCACATCGACTCCACTGCCACAGATGATGACAAAGAGGGCAAACGAGAAAATAAAGCAGCTGGTCAGGAACACGCAAGAAGCAAATCAACAATCAAAAGATATCATTATTAATCACAAAGGCAAAATGATGAAAATTACTTTGAGCTTTGTATTGATGGTGTCAGCGGGGATAGGTGTGAGTTCACTTCCCTTGTAACCAATTTCTCCTTTGAGTTTTCAGCAGATGGATCTCTCACTAACTTTTGTTCCTTAGATTTCATATGTTCGATTTCGATGATGTCAGCACATCCTGCACAAGGAGGCATACTTGTTGGTAGTCAGGAAAATaagatattaaatgaaaatatcaacataATATCTGGAgaaatttatatgttatcatgccaTGTACTATTCATAACAGCTTATGACTGTTACAGCAGATAGCTTTCTAgcaaatttatatgttttaacaTTCTCCAACTTATACATATTCTCAACAAACCAATGCCCAAAACTTGCCAAATTATCAGGATTAAAGATATTGCCTAAACTTCCCACAAACACAAACTAGCTCATTTAATAGCATGCACAAATGGATGTGATTTTTTCAATCAATTTTGAAGGGCAACAAAGAAGAATTTTCATCCAGCTAACAGTGTCACTGCCAATCTAGCATGATATTAGACTAGGATAAAGCCTATTTCCAAAAAAATGATGaatataatgtaataaaaattaataatttaatacaaCATATCAGTTAAAAGTTTATTTGAAAACAAAGATAAGaagtttcttctcttgtttttgtcaaaaataaATAAGAACAGCATTTAAGGTGGTTTTATGTTGGCAACGAAACATAAAACATGAAGGACAAATAATTATCTGATGGCTCTTATTTTGACTAGTGATTTTGTGATCATAAAAGAGGGCAGGCCTCGATGTCCCAGTAATGTTAACCATTTACGGTTAAAGTGACTAGGTACACTTAATAATAGGTGGTTCTTCATATGACTGTAAGGTTGTttcattatgatttaaatgactAGGGTTTGATTCACTTGCAAGGCTAATGTTTTGATCAGTGACACTTCCCAGACTCCAAATTAGTTGGAGCCTTATGCAAGGCCATCCTTTACATTTTAACCTTTATAAagttcaatggtgaatgaaaaatCCATGTAGCCGACCGTAAGAAATGGTATATATATGTTTTCATTATATTAGCAAAAGTTTTCCTTGGATGAGCATCACACTATACAAAATAAGTACAGAATCAAAGAAAGAATAAAACCCAAGCAATTGGATAATAAATATCCAAATCATTTTTTTGGTTTAGAGATTGGTTACTTTTTTCAAACTTGCAGTTTATCTGCTTATCTAATCAGACAATGGTTCTTCAGACGTACACAAACAGAAAATAAACCAAACCTGCAAATGAATTTATAGTTTGCTGCAATTATTTTTATGAACAATGTAGCTGCAATGAAAGCACCTAATTTTAGACAAAGTATACAAATATTGTAGTCTCATTATCGATAAAATTCTCTCTGGTATATGGTATTACCGTAGAAAGCAACAGTAAACTAAGTTCCCACCAATAAACACATTTAATCAGAGTACACCATCCACAAGTATATGTTTTCTGATCTTTGAAATTTTTCTAACATGGAACACCAACTTTATAGAATTCATATCCTAAGCAGAACAAAAAACTTTATTCAAGGCAACAAATCCATGATCCAATTAGAAAATGGTTAACAGTTCAATATAAGCATAGGAACTTTTTATTCCATTAACCTTAATTTATATAACACATTTATAGTTAAAGAAACACAAATTTTCTATGGCCAGATACAATGGAAAGTGATACAAAAATGTAAAATGTACCAACTATTTAAGATTGGCTACATGGATCTATACAACAGAAAGTTTATTACTCTCTTTCTAAGGGAGAGGCATTATCACATACAATCAAGGATTGTAGTTCAACCAGTCATTTTTATTTTGACTGCAAACTAGCACAATACTTGCTAACAACATGGCATCATAAATCACTGTGCAAGAAAAAGAGACAATATCCAATCAAAACAAATTGTTAGCTTGGTCATTGTTTCTAGCCTTGTCTTCCTTGTCTCCATTCCTCTCCAAGACCAACAATAAATATACAATGAGGCACAGCAAGTAATGAGGCTTTCCACAATGCAATGAACAAAATGTACAGTCATAAACTATCTCAGATTCTCAAAAACCATTTATAAGAAAGAGCTGGATCAGAACTAGGTCAATTCTCGTCTGGTTGTCAATTCAAGCATCCTCAACCTCCTCTCTCCCCAGCCTAAGCACCCCCAGCAAAACctccaaaaagaaaaaagggagaacTTAAAACCAGGTAAAGAAAGCTGGCCCATGACCACTCCTAGTGGATCTCAAAAATACACCAGCTTGAAAAGTTTCATGCAGTGTGTTTAAAACTTTCCAAGACTTGCATTAGATGCATACAATTTGCTGTACATAATTGCTATGGCATAAACGGTTATATGAGGTGTATATATATGGAACAAAGGTTTGTAAGGACACTGTAAATGTCAAAATCCTGTCCatgttaaataattaaaaaacaaaTGCGTGAGATAGCTTCTGACTATTTTGACTATTAATGGACAAGAACCTAGAGATCAGATAAAAATGCTCAGGAGCAAATATACAATTGGATATGATGAAAAGGTCCAATCCAGCCTTCACAAAAGGAACTTTTAATGAACAGCAGTGAAACTCCTAATGCTGCATGGATAAGTATGTCATGTTAAAAGGACAAAATAGATAACATGTGCCCAACAAAGATAAGAAACTAAAATTGGTGCTACTCAAAACCATAATTACATGGGAAATCATTCAGTCAAAGGAAACATAAAATTTAAGCACCATGCCAATTGAGAATGAAATGCTAAAGAACAGTTACAAGGATGAAACATAGACATTCAAATTTGAGGAACACAGCTTATAATGACAAGTTTAGCTCCATAGACATGTTGAAGTAAGATGAATAAACTGGTCTATTTTTTCATTTAGTTATGGAAATGTAGGTTTGTTCAATGACCACAATTTTTTGTAGTCCAAAGTAATTACAGCACAGCAAATTTCATTTCATACTCTTACCATCTTTCCTGCCAAAAGTATTTTTACAACCTTCACATCGGCATCCAAAAGAACATCCAACACCAGCCTTGGCAAAAAAAAGATGGCAAAAAAAAACCATTAAATCAAGATAGAGTTAAGAAGCAAAAAGTGTAGCAAAATCATATTACTGTTAAGCAACCTGATAACATTCACAGTATTTCTTGAGGCAAAGTGACTTTTTGCAATTGCACCCTCTTTTGTGTCTGGCAGAGGATGGGGTTGTCCCTGTACTCTCCTGCAGAATGTAAAACTCAATCAGTACCCAGGAAAGAATTTATTAATGAGACGAACTAATATGTTATAAAATTCTTACTTCACTGTCTTTTGGAGGATTACTGACATAAAGAACAACCTTAGGAGCAAATGCAAGTGGATTTCGAGACTCTATCTGCTGCCTGGCTTCATGGATAGTATCCTCATTTTCTGGTCTGTTAACGCACTGTTGGCATCCACAAACTTCAGAACAAAATGTTCCAGCAGCAAAGCAGTCACAGTAGCTGTAAGGATAGAAAGGAGAAACATGAATGTGTTACCATGAAGAATAGCCTTAACATTAAATCATCACTTACAGTTTCAAACATTTCGACCTCTTGCAACTGCATCGTTTCTGACCCTCATTGTCAGATGCCTTCTTCCTGACAAATTCAGATTCCAAATGACAAAAAAGTCAgggaaaaaagaataaaagacaGAAAATAGAAATCTGAACTGATGTGCACCAAGATGCAAACTTACCTCTTCTTTCTAGGACTAGATTGACTTGACAGATTTAATTTACTGTCATCTACTGAAAGTGGCCTTTTCAAACTACATGGTGTCACATACTGATCGGTAAGCCTGGGCTGCATGGAGCACTCAATAGGTTTTGTACTCAGTGGGGTTTGATGACTAATAGAAGATATTGTAAGTTCCATCATATCATTTTGGAGATGTTTGTCTCCAGTATCATCACAGGTATTATCAGGCATGGGTTTCTCAgaatttgcagttaatgtaaatgaAATTTTTCCTGTTAATCCTGGTGAAACCAACTCACTGTTTGAACCTTGTGATATCTGCTCACTGTTCCCAAGAAATGACTCCTCCTCCATGCATGAATCTTTTCCTAGTGCTTGCACCATCATACTACAGTTATTATGTCCAACACTTCCAACGGTGTTCAAGTGCAAGCCAATGCCTGATGGCCTGGGATCTGTAACAGAGGAATCTCCTTTCTTTTGGCCAGACACATCGACCCTGTCAACAGATTTGCACAAATGACCTTGAGAGATTAGTTGAGACCCTTGCTTCATCCCAGAGGCCTCAATTGGTTTCACATGAGAAGGATCTGAAGCATTCATGTGCAAGGAAATTTCTAGTGGTTCTTCACTGGTGATATCACAGATGAAATTCTTAATGAGTTTTTTGCATTCACTATCTGTCTTATGATTCTCAATAGCCTCAAATTGAAGACGTTTTCGCATCCCACGCTGAAGCTGAGCAGTATCCTACATTAACTACTATAATCATCATACTGAATAATACCTATAAAACGTGGCGACAGGAAAAGAGCCAACTGAACTTTACAGATATTATTATAGAAGTTTGGAGACTAAATATTTCAATGGAAATCATGAAAGAAAACTTCCCAGGAATTGATTCTCTAAATGAAGAAGCCAGTCACTATAAACTTTAAACAGATAAAAAAACAACATGAGTGACATGCAAGGAATTAATAAAACAGCCTGTTGATTAAACCAGGTGCACACACaaagacaaagaaaat
Protein-coding sequences here:
- the LOC103975320 gene encoding uncharacterized protein LOC103975320 isoform X2; translated protein: MLRCKSHGSVSTVKLTPSGHESEGEGNPSPEHETCGGSSTCVDAFLADTLEICDDDSVSPECSKQSAELPQNVHGSCTSTNENIIETNKNRSDHLQSVSPLASAFVDRFIADPSEHSDSPDLQSQQAVVLPQRLCSVCISTEEMNSEIHVSPMKNSFASEATEWLNSSSNAGKDLKRDEASFLVNLSLQDDKPKMADEGKESHKIALDEPLVPITTDNCMDTDLLMAPQVNQNKTDDVSLKLDDKGKDVSDEKPNNTSDFCCNSQGILQICAAGEQGVLHSSPQSLPELLQDVQVVSHDPDVSGEFILSADNQTPYDEDTAQLQRGMRKRLQFEAIENHKTDSECKKLIKNFICDITSEEPLEISLHMNASDPSHVKPIEASGMKQGSQLISQGHLCKSVDRVDVSGQKKGDSSVTDPRPSGIGLHLNTVGSVGHNNCSMMVQALGKDSCMEEESFLGNSEQISQGSNSELVSPGLTGKISFTLTANSEKPMPDNTCDDTGDKHLQNDMMELTISSISHQTPLSTKPIECSMQPRLTDQYVTPCSLKRPLSVDDSKLNLSSQSSPRKKRKKASDNEGQKRCSCKRSKCLKLYCDCFAAGTFCSEVCGCQQCVNRPENEDTIHEARQQIESRNPLAFAPKVVLYVSNPPKDSEESTGTTPSSARHKRGCNCKKSLCLKKYCECYQAGVGCSFGCRCEGCKNTFGRKDGCADIIEIEHMKSKEQKLVRDPSAENSKEKLVTREVNSHLSPLTPSIQSSNGVDVPKSLLPITYYASPETSASAIQCYEGSPGSPMNMISKSTFEMAREDNMLLVPDDQEIDFDIKVDTFSPGWDGFPDICNFSPLPNPPPSNDGASVSFKTKEPKILQTRLFQGSSLVGTPLRWRSSPVTPLPQFGKSKILLEPDSDNGPNKSVGDDAPEVLEDPCSPIKAVTASSPKQKRVSPPKRLFQETRSSSSSGLRSGRKFILQSVPSFPPLTPYSKNSRGSGT
- the LOC103975320 gene encoding uncharacterized protein LOC103975320 isoform X1 encodes the protein MDSPDASKNSASTASATASSPPIKDSPFSSYVSNLSPIHQANASHGLPTYGDLNFPSPEPVFKSPHFVQPRKSDILKSSQSLALDAVAKFSLRQSADATTLSGDMLRCKSHGSVSTVKLTPSGHESEGEGNPSPEHETCGGSSTCVDAFLADTLEICDDDSVSPECSKQSAELPQNVHGSCTSTNENIIETNKNRSDHLQSVSPLASAFVDRFIADPSEHSDSPDLQSQQAVVLPQRLCSVCISTEEMNSEIHVSPMKNSFASEATEWLNSSSNAGKDLKRDEASFLVNLSLQDDKPKMADEGKESHKIALDEPLVPITTDNCMDTDLLMAPQVNQNKTDDVSLKLDDKGKDVSDEKPNNTSDFCCNSQGILQICAAGEQGVLHSSPQSLPELLQDVQVVSHDPDVSGEFILSADNQTPYDEDTAQLQRGMRKRLQFEAIENHKTDSECKKLIKNFICDITSEEPLEISLHMNASDPSHVKPIEASGMKQGSQLISQGHLCKSVDRVDVSGQKKGDSSVTDPRPSGIGLHLNTVGSVGHNNCSMMVQALGKDSCMEEESFLGNSEQISQGSNSELVSPGLTGKISFTLTANSEKPMPDNTCDDTGDKHLQNDMMELTISSISHQTPLSTKPIECSMQPRLTDQYVTPCSLKRPLSVDDSKLNLSSQSSPRKKRKKASDNEGQKRCSCKRSKCLKLYCDCFAAGTFCSEVCGCQQCVNRPENEDTIHEARQQIESRNPLAFAPKVVLYVSNPPKDSEESTGTTPSSARHKRGCNCKKSLCLKKYCECYQAGVGCSFGCRCEGCKNTFGRKDGCADIIEIEHMKSKEQKLVRDPSAENSKEKLVTREVNSHLSPLTPSIQSSNGVDVPKSLLPITYYASPETSASAIQCYEGSPGSPMNMISKSTFEMAREDNMLLVPDDQEIDFDIKVDTFSPGWDGFPDICNFSPLPNPPPSNDGASVSFKTKEPKILQTRLFQGSSLVGTPLRWRSSPVTPLPQFGKSKILLEPDSDNGPNKSVGDDAPEVLEDPCSPIKAVTASSPKQKRVSPPKRLFQETRSSSSSGLRSGRKFILQSVPSFPPLTPYSKNSRGSGT